The following proteins are co-located in the Sporolactobacillus pectinivorans genome:
- a CDS encoding HypC/HybG/HupF family hydrogenase formation chaperone: MCVGVPAKVIEKKEYTALVDVMGTKMEVGILFVPEVEIGEYVIVHAGQGMSIIDQTFARQSISEWEKMARADVI, translated from the coding sequence ATGTGCGTAGGTGTACCTGCAAAGGTTATAGAAAAGAAAGAATATACGGCACTTGTTGACGTCATGGGGACCAAAATGGAAGTCGGAATCCTCTTTGTTCCGGAAGTAGAAATAGGAGAATACGTGATTGTCCATGCCGGACAGGGTATGTCAATCATTGATCAGACATTTGCCCGTCAAAGCATCAGCGAATGGGAGAAGATGGCCCGTGCAGACGTTATTTGA
- the hypD gene encoding hydrogenase formation protein HypD, with translation MQTLFEPADPAVAIELAQKVIALADRCKEKFGAMPAFMEVCGSHTMALAKTGVKLILQGHVNLISGPGCPVCVTDQKQIDAMIEVAESDSRIVCTFGDMMRVPGSKRSLLSAKTEGRDVRIVYSPLDAVRIAEENPEKEVVFLGVGFETTVPVLAAAIQMAAHKNINNFSMWATTKLVQPVLRTLLSVKKVKINGFLLPGHVSIVLGEQAYRFLIDEFRMPGVISGFEPVEMLSAIYKLLKMVDEGRPEIINNYKSVVRAGGNKTAQKMMNEFFQPCDESWRGIGMISKSGLEIREKYSRFNAKEKFSIKIGEPKKTPCRCGDMICGLASPEECVLFGKACTPLHPVGPCMVSTEGSCAAHYAYMRKEG, from the coding sequence GTGCAGACGTTATTTGAACCCGCCGATCCGGCAGTTGCAATCGAACTTGCACAGAAAGTGATTGCGCTTGCCGACCGCTGTAAAGAAAAATTTGGCGCAATGCCTGCGTTCATGGAAGTCTGCGGTTCACATACGATGGCTCTTGCAAAAACCGGAGTCAAACTGATCCTCCAGGGACATGTGAATCTCATTTCAGGCCCGGGCTGTCCGGTCTGCGTGACAGATCAGAAGCAAATCGACGCGATGATTGAAGTAGCGGAATCGGACAGCAGGATTGTCTGTACTTTCGGCGATATGATGCGCGTACCGGGATCGAAACGGAGCCTGCTAAGCGCGAAGACAGAAGGGCGCGATGTCCGCATCGTCTATTCACCGCTTGACGCCGTACGGATTGCTGAAGAAAATCCGGAGAAAGAGGTTGTTTTTCTCGGTGTCGGCTTTGAGACGACGGTTCCGGTGCTGGCAGCCGCAATTCAAATGGCTGCACATAAAAATATTAACAATTTTTCGATGTGGGCCACGACAAAGCTTGTCCAGCCTGTACTCAGAACGCTGCTGTCCGTAAAAAAAGTGAAAATCAACGGTTTCTTGCTTCCCGGGCATGTTTCGATTGTGCTTGGCGAACAAGCCTACCGGTTCCTGATTGACGAATTCCGGATGCCCGGCGTGATCAGCGGCTTCGAACCTGTGGAGATGTTGAGCGCTATCTATAAATTATTGAAAATGGTTGATGAAGGCCGGCCTGAAATTATTAATAATTATAAAAGTGTTGTACGTGCCGGAGGTAATAAAACAGCCCAGAAAATGATGAATGAATTTTTTCAGCCATGCGACGAATCATGGCGCGGCATCGGTATGATTTCAAAGAGCGGCCTTGAAATCCGTGAGAAATACAGTCGTTTTAACGCCAAAGAGAAATTCAGCATTAAAATCGGTGAGCCCAAGAAAACCCCCTGTCGCTGCGGCGACATGATCTGCGGCCTGGCTTCTCCGGAAGAGTGTGTACTGTTCGGGAAGGCATGCACGCCGCTGCACCCGGTCGGGCCGTGCATGGTTTCCACAGAAGGTAGCTGTGCGGCCCACTACGCCTATATGAGAAAGGAAGGGTGA
- the hypE gene encoding hydrogenase expression/formation protein HypE, protein MERKVTLAHGDGGELAHKLIQQIFISAFGNGHAARFDSAYLSLKSGEIAVTTDSFVVRPLFFPGGDIGKIAVSGTVNDLAVAGAIPLYLTAGFIIEEGFSLADLRKIVQSLAEEAGKAGVRVVAGDTKVVEKGGADGVYINTTGVGLQRAGSSVDPSRIEAGDDIVVSGTIGDHGIAILAARGELGLMTDLESDCASLNKMIAALIDGGCDVKMMRDPTRGGVATTLVEIAEDFGAVLEIEERTLPIRNEVKGACDILGFDPLYLANEGKVILVVSHADCPQALDILRRFPEGENTAVIGHVAGRGRGTGQLLLETPLGSKRRIHRLSGMMLPRIC, encoded by the coding sequence ATGGAACGCAAAGTGACACTCGCGCATGGCGATGGCGGAGAACTGGCACACAAACTGATCCAGCAAATCTTTATCTCAGCATTTGGCAATGGACATGCCGCCCGGTTCGACTCGGCATATCTGTCGCTGAAAAGTGGAGAAATAGCGGTGACGACGGATAGTTTCGTGGTTAGGCCGCTTTTCTTTCCAGGCGGTGATATTGGCAAGATCGCCGTATCCGGAACGGTCAATGACCTGGCAGTAGCTGGCGCAATCCCGCTTTATCTTACTGCAGGATTTATTATTGAGGAAGGCTTTTCGCTGGCAGATCTGAGGAAAATTGTTCAGTCACTGGCCGAAGAAGCAGGCAAAGCAGGGGTCCGTGTTGTTGCAGGAGATACTAAAGTTGTTGAAAAAGGAGGGGCTGACGGCGTCTACATTAATACGACCGGTGTCGGTCTCCAGCGCGCTGGCAGCTCAGTCGACCCCTCTCGGATCGAAGCGGGTGACGATATCGTTGTCAGCGGCACCATCGGCGACCACGGAATTGCGATTCTGGCGGCACGCGGCGAACTGGGGCTGATGACCGACCTTGAGAGCGACTGCGCATCGTTGAACAAAATGATTGCTGCGTTGATTGACGGCGGCTGCGATGTGAAAATGATGCGTGACCCGACCCGCGGCGGCGTGGCGACAACATTGGTTGAGATTGCTGAAGACTTTGGTGCGGTGCTCGAAATTGAGGAACGGACGCTGCCGATCCGCAATGAAGTGAAGGGCGCCTGCGACATTCTCGGCTTTGATCCACTGTATCTGGCAAACGAGGGTAAGGTGATCCTGGTTGTTTCCCACGCCGACTGTCCGCAGGCACTGGACATATTGCGCCGTTTTCCTGAAGGGGAAAATACCGCAGTGATCGGGCACGTTGCGGGCAGGGGAAGGGGAACCGGGCAGCTGCTGCTTGAAACGCCCCTTGGAAGCAAGAGAAGAATTCACCGCCTTTCAGGTATGATGCTTCCGAGAATATGCTGA
- a CDS encoding twin-arginine translocase TatA/TatE family subunit — protein MSPLNIGFPGLIMILVIALIIFGPSKLPEIGKAFGKSLREFKKATQGLASENDEEDKSEKKKNLMASQTEQTEKDEKKG, from the coding sequence ATGAGTCCGTTAAACATTGGTTTTCCCGGTCTGATTATGATTCTGGTTATTGCTCTGATCATTTTTGGTCCTTCGAAGCTTCCCGAAATCGGCAAGGCGTTTGGTAAATCATTGAGGGAATTTAAGAAAGCGACACAAGGCCTTGCATCTGAGAATGATGAAGAAGATAAGTCTGAAAAGAAAAAGAATCTGATGGCAAGCCAGACGGAACAAACAGAAAAAGACGAAAAAAAAGGATGA
- the tatC gene encoding twin-arginine translocase subunit TatC, whose amino-acid sequence MTKSGQSMTLMEHLNELRRRFILVLIAFIISFGASLFFVRKLYYWLIYDLGIHGKLTVLGPTDILWVYFMLAGVIALAVTIPFIAWQLWLFVSPALTEKERRIAVAYIPSIFILFICGIAFGYFVVFPNILRFLISINGGMFTVMFTTDKYFGFLINIVLPFGFLFELPVVVVFLTNLGILSPARMKKMRKISYLCLVVLATMISPPDFVSHSLVAVPLLLLYEICVTVSGVAYRRRKKRMAAAEKEFSASPE is encoded by the coding sequence ATGACAAAGAGCGGTCAAAGCATGACGCTGATGGAGCATCTGAATGAACTTCGGAGGCGATTTATTCTTGTTCTGATCGCTTTTATTATCAGTTTTGGTGCCTCCCTCTTTTTTGTGCGCAAGCTCTATTACTGGCTGATTTACGATCTGGGCATTCACGGGAAACTGACGGTTCTCGGACCGACGGATATTCTCTGGGTTTATTTTATGCTTGCCGGAGTCATTGCCTTGGCTGTGACTATTCCATTTATTGCTTGGCAGCTCTGGCTGTTTGTTTCGCCAGCCCTGACAGAAAAAGAGCGGAGAATTGCGGTCGCCTATATACCGTCTATCTTTATTCTGTTTATCTGCGGCATTGCTTTCGGTTACTTCGTCGTCTTTCCGAATATACTCCGTTTTCTAATCTCAATTAATGGTGGTATGTTTACGGTGATGTTTACGACGGACAAGTACTTTGGCTTTCTAATCAATATAGTTCTGCCCTTCGGTTTTCTGTTTGAACTTCCTGTTGTCGTCGTTTTTCTGACGAATCTGGGCATATTATCACCTGCGCGGATGAAAAAAATGAGAAAAATTTCTTATCTGTGCCTGGTTGTTCTGGCAACGATGATTTCCCCGCCGGATTTCGTCTCGCATTCTCTCGTTGCTGTTCCGCTTCTGCTGCTTTACGAGATTTGCGTGACCGTGTCGGGTGTAGCCTATAGAAGAAGGAAAAAAAGAATGGCGGCCGCTGAAAAAGAGTTCTCCGCTTCACCCGAATAA
- the secG gene encoding preprotein translocase subunit SecG: MHTLLLILMIAAAVIMIVLIMMQRSRGDGLSEAITGGAEQLFSKQKARGIEVGLNRLTIFFAVVFFVCAFLLGYYFK; the protein is encoded by the coding sequence ATGCATACACTGCTGTTGATTCTGATGATCGCTGCTGCAGTTATTATGATTGTTCTGATTATGATGCAGAGGAGCCGCGGCGACGGTCTTTCCGAAGCCATTACGGGCGGTGCGGAGCAGCTGTTCAGCAAGCAGAAAGCAAGAGGCATTGAAGTGGGGCTTAACCGGCTGACCATCTTTTTTGCTGTTGTCTTTTTCGTCTGTGCTTTTTTGCTTGGGTATTACTTCAAATAA
- a CDS encoding alpha/beta hydrolase, whose product MSKIRPPKPFLFEGGPRAVLLLHGFTGNSADVRQIGRYLNQRGYTCYGPHYSGHAVPPEKLIETTPDDWWRDVRNAYSFLEKKGFQKIAVCGLSIGGVFSLKCGYTFPVKGIISMCAPADSSTGNRIYAGALGYAENYKMYQGETRAEIDGEMRVIKEKLPTLLAAVSSLILDVRSNLHRIKAPAFIAQAALDEMINMDSANFIYHEIQSKIRRLKWYEQSTHVITLGTEKAQLHQDIYAFLESLDWSVS is encoded by the coding sequence ATGTCGAAAATCAGGCCGCCCAAGCCTTTTCTGTTTGAAGGCGGGCCGAGAGCGGTTTTGCTGCTTCACGGATTCACCGGAAATTCTGCAGATGTCCGCCAAATCGGCAGGTATCTGAATCAACGGGGATACACGTGCTACGGGCCGCACTACTCCGGACATGCCGTTCCACCGGAAAAATTAATTGAAACGACACCGGATGACTGGTGGCGGGACGTCAGAAATGCATACTCCTTTCTTGAAAAAAAGGGCTTTCAGAAAATTGCAGTGTGCGGACTTTCCATTGGTGGAGTATTTTCCCTCAAATGTGGCTACACTTTTCCTGTCAAAGGAATTATTTCAATGTGTGCACCCGCCGACAGCAGTACCGGGAACAGAATTTATGCTGGTGCTCTCGGATACGCTGAAAACTATAAAATGTATCAGGGAGAAACCCGGGCTGAGATTGACGGCGAAATGAGGGTCATTAAGGAAAAACTTCCAACGCTGCTGGCTGCTGTAAGCAGTCTCATTCTGGATGTCCGTTCAAATCTTCACCGTATTAAAGCACCGGCATTTATTGCTCAGGCTGCCCTCGATGAAATGATCAATATGGACAGCGCAAATTTTATTTATCATGAAATACAATCGAAAATCAGGCGGCTCAAATGGTATGAGCAGTCCACACACGTAATTACGTTAGGAACAGAGAAAGCACAGCTGCACCAGGATATCTATGCGTTTCTTGAAAGCCTGGATTGGTCTGTTTCCTAA
- the rnr gene encoding ribonuclease R, producing MAEERIQEILDYMREETYRPMTLNELEEAFSVHDSAKFTEFVKVMNEMEEQGLVIKTRSDRYGLPEKMDLMKGRVQSHAKGFAFIIPEDDKLDDVFVGPNDLAGAMNGDTVIVRVSHKTTTDDRGDRAEGAVIRILERAVKQVVGTFNAGKHFGFVIPDDTRINGDIFIPENAEHGAMEGHKVVAEITKYPEGRKNAEGMITQILGHKNDPGVDILSIIYKHGLPLEYPPEVMSEAEAIADEISDRDRAGRRDLCNETIVTIDGEDSKDLDDAVTVGKLENGNYRLGVHIADVSYYVTEGSSLDAEAYDRGTSVYLVDRVIPMIPHRLSNGICSLNPHVDRLAISCEMEINPQGIVVDHEIFPSVIRTTERMTYTNVRKILKREDDEVLQRYHDLIPFFDLMAELAKILEKSRQDRGAIDFDFTEAKIIVDEQGKPTDVVIRERTESERLIESFMLAANETIAEHFEKLHLPFLYRVHEEPNPEKLQKFFDFALNFGYVLKGATDHVHPRTLQSLLEKVKGQPEEAVISTVMLRSMAKAKYDDHCLGHFGLSTEYYTHFTSPIRRYPDLTVHRLIRKYLFNGQTDGKTQAFWKEQLPEIAKSTSAREQRAVEAERDTDDLKKAEFMQDKVGQTFDGVVSGVTNFGLFVELPNTIEGLVHISYLTDDYYRYSEENMALIGERTGHLYRIGDEIQVRVLDVNLDEHAVDFEVVGMKPQKPRVRKSRPTIIQGSMSGAGEKKRFGSKPNGSGSDHRKPYHKSSGGSRGSGIKNRPHFKSKDKNK from the coding sequence ATGGCGGAAGAGCGTATTCAGGAAATTCTGGATTACATGCGTGAAGAAACTTATCGGCCGATGACGCTGAATGAGCTTGAGGAAGCTTTCAGTGTTCATGATTCGGCCAAATTTACCGAATTTGTAAAAGTAATGAATGAAATGGAAGAACAAGGGCTAGTCATTAAGACACGATCGGACCGGTACGGACTGCCGGAAAAAATGGACCTGATGAAGGGCCGTGTGCAAAGCCACGCCAAGGGATTTGCCTTCATTATTCCTGAAGATGACAAGCTGGATGATGTTTTTGTCGGGCCAAATGATCTTGCCGGAGCGATGAATGGTGACACCGTCATTGTCCGTGTTTCACACAAAACAACGACGGATGATCGCGGTGACCGTGCAGAGGGCGCGGTGATCCGTATTTTGGAACGTGCCGTAAAGCAGGTTGTCGGTACGTTCAATGCAGGAAAACATTTCGGCTTTGTTATTCCCGATGACACGCGGATTAACGGGGATATTTTTATTCCTGAAAACGCGGAACACGGCGCGATGGAGGGCCACAAAGTCGTCGCGGAGATCACAAAATATCCGGAGGGGCGGAAGAATGCCGAGGGGATGATCACGCAGATCCTGGGTCACAAGAATGATCCGGGTGTCGATATCCTGTCCATCATTTATAAGCACGGGCTGCCACTTGAATATCCACCTGAAGTGATGTCGGAAGCAGAGGCAATTGCGGATGAAATTTCGGATAGAGACCGGGCCGGACGTCGGGATCTGTGCAACGAAACCATTGTGACGATCGATGGGGAAGATTCCAAGGACCTTGATGACGCGGTCACTGTGGGTAAACTTGAAAACGGAAATTACCGGCTCGGTGTACATATTGCGGATGTCAGCTATTATGTCACGGAGGGTTCGTCTCTGGACGCAGAAGCATATGACAGGGGCACAAGTGTATACCTTGTCGACCGCGTGATTCCAATGATCCCGCACCGCTTGTCCAACGGTATCTGCAGCCTGAACCCGCACGTTGACCGGCTGGCGATCAGCTGTGAGATGGAGATTAATCCTCAGGGCATTGTTGTCGATCACGAAATTTTTCCAAGTGTGATCCGGACAACAGAACGCATGACTTATACTAATGTGCGAAAAATTCTTAAACGTGAAGATGATGAGGTGCTTCAGCGCTATCATGATCTCATTCCTTTCTTTGATCTGATGGCCGAGCTGGCCAAAATTCTGGAGAAAAGCCGTCAAGACCGCGGCGCCATTGATTTTGATTTTACCGAAGCAAAGATTATCGTCGATGAACAGGGCAAGCCGACAGATGTTGTGATCCGCGAGCGGACTGAATCCGAGCGATTGATTGAGTCGTTCATGCTTGCAGCCAACGAAACCATCGCAGAACATTTTGAGAAGCTTCATCTGCCTTTCCTCTATCGCGTCCATGAGGAACCGAATCCGGAGAAGCTTCAAAAGTTCTTTGATTTTGCTCTGAACTTTGGCTATGTGTTGAAGGGTGCGACTGATCATGTGCATCCGCGCACGCTTCAGTCACTGCTGGAAAAGGTTAAAGGGCAGCCTGAAGAAGCAGTGATCAGCACAGTGATGCTGCGCTCGATGGCGAAGGCAAAATATGATGATCATTGTCTCGGCCATTTCGGCCTTTCAACCGAATATTATACACATTTCACTTCGCCTATTCGCCGTTATCCCGACCTGACCGTTCACCGGCTGATCCGCAAGTATCTGTTTAATGGGCAAACCGATGGAAAAACGCAGGCCTTCTGGAAAGAACAGCTGCCGGAGATTGCAAAAAGCACTTCTGCTCGTGAGCAGCGCGCCGTCGAGGCTGAGCGCGATACGGACGATCTGAAAAAAGCGGAATTCATGCAGGATAAAGTCGGACAGACCTTCGACGGTGTCGTGAGCGGTGTGACAAACTTTGGCCTGTTTGTCGAACTGCCGAATACGATTGAAGGCCTGGTCCACATCAGTTATCTCACGGACGACTATTATCGCTACAGCGAAGAAAACATGGCACTGATCGGTGAACGAACCGGCCATCTGTACCGGATCGGCGATGAAATCCAGGTGCGTGTGCTTGATGTTAATCTGGACGAGCACGCCGTTGATTTTGAAGTTGTTGGCATGAAACCGCAGAAACCGCGAGTTCGCAAGTCGCGCCCAACGATTATTCAGGGCAGCATGTCCGGGGCCGGAGAGAAAAAACGGTTCGGCAGCAAGCCGAATGGCAGTGGATCGGATCACCGGAAACCTTATCATAAAAGCAGCGGTGGAAGCCGAGGCTCCGGCATAAAGAACAGGCCACATTTTAAAAGCAAAGATAAAAATAAATAA
- the treC gene encoding alpha,alpha-phosphotrehalase, giving the protein MDFRNKVIYQIYPKSFYDSDHDGIGDLRGIIEKIPYIVKLNVNMIWFNPFFVSPQKDNGYDVADYRAVDPRLGTMEDFEELVAKLKAHQIDVMLDMVFNHTSTKHEWFQKALNGSKKYQDYYIIKEPKPNGGLPTNWTSKFGGPAWEKFGSTDRYYLHLYDKSQADLNWRNPEVRNELYSIINFWMTKGVKGFRFDVINVTGKDARLVDAKPGEESKSLYTDKPVVHDYLQEMNRESFGKAADTVTVGEMSSTSIENSVGYTNPDNHELTMVFSFHHLKVDYQNGEKWTKTKFDFMKLKRILDNWQSGMAKGNGWNALFWNNHDQPRAINRFGDPGEYRVKSAQMLATVIHLLRGTPYIYMGEEIGMTDPDYHGIGDYDDIEAINAYHALLKKGLSENEAFDIVHAKARDNSRTPMQWADKENAGFSSHQPWLKPTNYRQINVEKELNEGSIFNYYQKLIQLRKNDPIVSHGGYESLLMDHPDVFAYFRTYQNQKLLVLNNFFKRNTAVTVPDQYLSLDSRVLISNYDRQTFEKSIILKPYEAIAFLLIDRESGEQHV; this is encoded by the coding sequence GTGGATTTCAGAAATAAAGTGATCTATCAGATCTATCCAAAATCCTTTTATGACAGTGATCATGATGGGATTGGCGATCTGCGAGGCATCATTGAAAAGATACCTTATATTGTGAAACTGAACGTTAATATGATCTGGTTTAATCCATTTTTCGTTTCGCCGCAAAAGGATAATGGCTATGATGTTGCCGATTACCGTGCGGTTGATCCAAGGCTTGGCACGATGGAAGACTTTGAAGAACTTGTCGCGAAACTAAAAGCACATCAGATTGATGTCATGCTGGATATGGTTTTTAACCATACTTCGACGAAACATGAATGGTTTCAGAAAGCGTTGAACGGAAGTAAAAAATATCAGGACTACTACATTATAAAAGAGCCGAAACCGAATGGCGGCCTGCCAACCAACTGGACTTCCAAATTCGGCGGACCTGCATGGGAAAAGTTTGGCAGCACTGATCGCTATTATTTGCATCTGTACGATAAAAGTCAGGCGGATCTGAACTGGCGCAATCCGGAAGTCAGAAATGAGTTATACAGCATCATTAATTTCTGGATGACAAAGGGTGTCAAAGGATTTCGCTTTGACGTTATCAACGTCACTGGAAAAGACGCACGTCTTGTTGATGCCAAACCCGGTGAAGAGAGCAAGTCTCTATACACAGATAAGCCGGTTGTGCATGATTATTTACAAGAAATGAATCGGGAAAGTTTTGGCAAGGCAGCGGACACTGTTACAGTCGGAGAGATGTCTTCAACCTCAATAGAAAACAGTGTCGGGTATACGAACCCGGACAATCATGAGCTGACGATGGTCTTCAGTTTCCATCATTTGAAGGTTGATTATCAAAATGGTGAAAAATGGACCAAAACAAAATTTGATTTTATGAAATTAAAACGGATTCTCGATAACTGGCAGTCCGGAATGGCGAAAGGAAATGGTTGGAACGCTTTGTTCTGGAATAATCACGACCAGCCCAGAGCAATAAACCGTTTCGGTGATCCGGGAGAGTATCGTGTAAAATCAGCTCAAATGCTGGCTACCGTGATTCATCTGTTAAGAGGAACGCCCTATATTTATATGGGTGAAGAGATCGGAATGACCGATCCGGATTATCACGGTATCGGTGATTATGATGATATCGAGGCCATTAATGCTTATCATGCGTTATTAAAGAAAGGCCTGTCTGAGAACGAAGCCTTTGATATTGTCCATGCGAAGGCTCGGGACAATAGCCGGACGCCGATGCAGTGGGCGGACAAAGAGAACGCCGGTTTTTCCAGCCATCAGCCTTGGCTCAAACCAACAAATTATAGACAAATCAACGTTGAAAAGGAACTGAACGAAGGAAGCATTTTTAATTATTACCAGAAACTGATCCAATTGCGAAAAAATGACCCGATTGTTTCTCATGGCGGTTACGAAAGCCTTTTAATGGATCATCCTGATGTATTTGCTTATTTCAGGACTTATCAAAATCAAAAACTGCTCGTTCTTAACAATTTTTTTAAACGGAACACAGCCGTTACTGTTCCTGATCAGTATTTAAGCCTTGACAGTCGGGTACTCATTTCAAATTATGATAGGCAGACCTTTGAAAAAAGCATCATCCTAAAACCATACGAAGCCATTGCATTTTTATTAATAGATCGTGAAAGCGGGGAGCAGCATGTTTAA
- a CDS encoding PTS sugar transporter subunit IIA, producing the protein MFKLFGKKKEIEADNQLYAPVNGKLIDITEVGDPVFSGKMMGEGFGVMPDDGHLVSPVAGQVTMVADTKHAVGLKMANGLEILIHLGIDTVELKGIPFSLTVKTGDILKGGDPLGTMDINEIKEAGKGSTVIVVVTNSKDALDQINVSKGKTAAGEKVGNLAARS; encoded by the coding sequence ATGTTTAAACTGTTTGGAAAGAAAAAAGAAATTGAAGCAGATAATCAGTTATACGCCCCGGTAAATGGAAAACTGATTGATATCACGGAGGTAGGAGATCCGGTGTTTTCCGGGAAGATGATGGGGGAAGGATTTGGCGTCATGCCCGATGATGGACATTTGGTTAGTCCCGTTGCCGGCCAGGTGACCATGGTGGCAGACACGAAACATGCCGTCGGCCTGAAAATGGCAAACGGCCTGGAGATTCTGATCCATCTCGGAATTGATACCGTGGAGCTGAAGGGGATCCCATTCTCCCTGACTGTAAAAACAGGTGATATTTTAAAAGGAGGGGATCCTTTAGGAACAATGGATATCAATGAAATTAAAGAAGCCGGAAAAGGAAGTACGGTGATTGTGGTCGTCACCAATTCAAAAGACGCTCTGGATCAGATTAATGTCAGCAAGGGAAAGACTGCTGCAGGTGAAAAGGTGGGCAACTTAGCAGCCAGATCATGA
- a CDS encoding PTS transporter subunit EIIC: MAKKNYDQLAKEIITNIGNKENVNSVIHCITRLRFYLRDESRAKTDTIKKLDGVIDVVKSGGQYQVVIGNAVGDVYDAVIHELGEGYADDVATDAAIAETAVEQGTGNRIKNGFNAFIGVITGSMSPVVGILAASGILKGLLAMFTGFHWLSATGNTFMLLNAMGDSAFYFLPIIIGYTAAKRLGGDPIITAVIGGAIAYPTILTAAKGGLNIMALGALHFPFVSYTYSIFPMILAAWMAAKLTKWVKSWLPNYLQMIFTPLIVILVVSTITLLVTGPVITWLADGLAAGIAWGLQSSGWVSGLLLGAFYQILVIFGLHWGVVPLVANDIATTGHSYLNAILCQTMVSQGAAVLAVAIKSRKTTLKELSWGAAISAFCGVTEPAIYGVNLRYRRVFVSGLIGSAVGGFITGLLHVNMWGFAGSLIGFPSFINPKVGIDPSFWGFVVASAASLIVGFVVAYTWGFNDKMQKEEEIKPAKNPAKAV; encoded by the coding sequence ATGGCTAAGAAAAACTATGATCAATTGGCAAAAGAAATTATCACGAATATTGGCAATAAAGAAAACGTCAACAGTGTGATTCATTGTATTACCCGTTTGCGCTTTTATTTAAGAGATGAGTCCCGGGCAAAAACAGACACGATAAAAAAACTGGATGGTGTCATTGATGTGGTCAAATCGGGCGGACAATATCAGGTTGTGATTGGCAATGCCGTGGGCGATGTTTATGACGCGGTCATTCATGAATTAGGAGAAGGTTATGCTGACGATGTCGCTACAGATGCGGCAATTGCTGAAACAGCAGTTGAACAGGGCACCGGGAACCGCATCAAAAACGGGTTTAATGCATTTATTGGTGTTATTACCGGTTCGATGTCCCCGGTCGTCGGCATTCTGGCCGCTTCCGGTATTTTAAAGGGTTTACTAGCCATGTTCACAGGCTTTCACTGGTTGTCCGCGACCGGAAACACTTTTATGTTGCTGAATGCCATGGGCGACTCTGCCTTTTATTTCCTACCGATCATCATCGGTTACACGGCCGCCAAGCGTCTCGGCGGGGATCCAATAATTACGGCTGTTATTGGCGGTGCGATTGCCTATCCAACGATTCTGACCGCAGCCAAGGGCGGACTGAATATTATGGCATTGGGCGCGCTGCATTTTCCCTTTGTTTCCTATACGTATTCCATTTTTCCAATGATTCTGGCCGCTTGGATGGCCGCAAAATTAACCAAATGGGTGAAGAGCTGGCTGCCCAACTATTTGCAGATGATTTTTACGCCATTGATTGTCATTTTGGTTGTTAGTACCATTACTTTATTAGTAACGGGTCCGGTGATTACATGGCTGGCGGATGGTCTTGCCGCAGGGATCGCATGGGGTTTGCAGTCAAGTGGATGGGTATCGGGATTGTTACTCGGTGCATTTTACCAGATTTTGGTCATTTTCGGTCTGCATTGGGGCGTTGTTCCATTGGTTGCCAACGATATCGCGACGACCGGACACAGTTATTTGAATGCGATCCTCTGCCAGACGATGGTTTCACAAGGCGCTGCTGTTTTGGCGGTTGCCATCAAATCGAGAAAGACGACTTTGAAGGAATTGTCGTGGGGCGCTGCCATCTCAGCATTCTGCGGTGTTACAGAACCGGCTATTTATGGCGTTAACCTGAGATATCGCCGCGTCTTCGTATCTGGTTTAATTGGCAGTGCGGTTGGCGGTTTTATCACAGGGCTGCTGCATGTCAATATGTGGGGATTTGCCGGTTCACTGATCGGCTTCCCATCGTTCATTAATCCGAAAGTAGGCATTGACCCGAGTTTCTGGGGATTTGTCGTTGCAAGCGCCGCTTCTCTAATCGTTGGGTTCGTAGTCGCCTACACTTGGGGATTCAACGATAAGATGCAAAAAGAAGAAGAAATAAAACCGGCAAAAAACCCTGCAAAAGCTGTCTAA